Proteins from one Oncorhynchus masou masou isolate Uvic2021 chromosome 12, UVic_Omas_1.1, whole genome shotgun sequence genomic window:
- the LOC135550984 gene encoding protein YIPF5-like, translating into MSGFDNLNTDFYQSSYSVDDHGQPAGYGYSNTEDPYKQGQYGQYDYSQPMGYAAPGMMQPQQPYTGQIYQPTPAFTPSPTQSMYGSSFDDEPPLLEELGINFDHIWQKTLTVLHPMKAADGNIMNETDLAGPMVFCLAFGATLLLTGKIQFGYVYGISAIGCLGMYCLLNLMSMTGVSFGCVASVLGYCLLPMILLASFGVILSLQGMFGIIIAATIIGWCSFSASKIFISALAMDGQQLLVAYPCALLYGVFALISVF; encoded by the exons ATGTCAGGGTTTGACAACCTCAACACAGATTTCTACCAGTCCAGCTACAGTGTAGATGACCACGGGCAACCTGCTGGATATGGCTACAGTAACACAGAAGATCCCTACAAACA GGGTCAATATGGTCAGTATGACTACTCCCAGCCAATGGGATACGCAGCCCCAGGGATGATGCAACCTCAGCAGCCCTACACCGGCCAGATCTACCAGCCCACACCGGCCTTCACACCTTCCCCCACACAGTCCATGTACGGCAGCAGCTTTGACGACGAGCCCCCGCTGCTGGAGG AATTAGGCATAAACTTTGACCACATCTGGCAGAAGACCCTGACAGTGCTCCACCCCATGAAGGCAGCAGACGGTAACATTATGAACGAGACTGACCTGGCTGGACCCATGGTGTTCTGTCTGGCCTTCGGAGCCACCTTACTTCTC ACAGGAAAGATCCAGTTTGGCTATGTGTACGGCATCAGTGCCATCGGCTGCCTGGGGATGTACTGCCTCCTCAACTTAATGAGCATGACCGGCGTGTCGTTTGGCTGTGTCGCCAGCGTACTGGGCTACTGCCTGCTACCCATGATCCTCCTTGCCAGCTTCGGAGTCATCTTGTCTTTACA AGGCATGTTTGGAATAATCATCGCAGCCACGATAATTGGCTGGTGCAGTTTCTCTGCTTCCAAGATCTTCATCTCGGCCCTGGCCATGGACGGACAGCAGCTTCTGGTGGCGTACCCCTGTGCCCTCCTCTACGGGGTCTTCGCCCTTATCTCTGTCTTCTAA